Proteins found in one Opitutaceae bacterium genomic segment:
- a CDS encoding polysaccharide pyruvyl transferase family protein gives MGTPHASGNKGVQALGESVVYLTGKAFPEASPKLFGSGRTETCVRMRPSGVTVDIPLVRWRLSRSAKPSEHLILIFLGSFLYRIFPSASFRNWLARRIPWIGHVREALFIGDIRGGDSFSDIYGFQRYLLATLAVASVIFVKGDIVQFPQTYGPYKSWWSRVIARWILKHSSVIIARDTKSQAVAQSLVGSGKTVHLSPDVAFALTPREPEQPEAAELTTRLGDKLIGVNINALMFHGGYNRDNQFGLKIDYKEFSHRVVSELLKLHEGSILLVPHTFAPEGDIESDNHVCEMIWSSLTKEEQKRTFVLRGALDCHELKAMIGKCEFFVGARMHSCIGALSQGVPCVGIAYSMKFKGVFESVGMGDFVVDAREVTTEVALERVRACYIARANAAPMLKQASMDARERLDLAFQGLRRFYKRA, from the coding sequence ATGGGCACACCCCATGCATCGGGCAATAAGGGAGTGCAGGCCTTGGGCGAATCGGTTGTTTACTTGACAGGGAAGGCTTTTCCCGAGGCGTCTCCCAAACTTTTTGGCAGCGGCCGGACGGAGACATGTGTGAGGATGCGGCCGAGCGGCGTCACGGTGGACATCCCCTTGGTGCGTTGGCGCCTTTCCCGCTCCGCGAAGCCCAGCGAGCACCTGATTCTAATATTTCTCGGCTCGTTCCTCTATAGAATATTTCCATCGGCCTCGTTTCGAAACTGGCTCGCCAGAAGAATTCCGTGGATCGGGCATGTGCGCGAGGCCCTGTTTATTGGAGATATTCGTGGAGGCGACAGCTTCAGTGACATTTATGGATTCCAACGTTACCTATTGGCGACACTGGCTGTGGCTTCCGTAATCTTTGTGAAGGGTGATATTGTTCAGTTCCCGCAGACCTACGGTCCTTATAAATCGTGGTGGTCCCGCGTTATCGCCAGGTGGATCTTGAAGCATTCTTCGGTGATCATCGCACGCGATACCAAAAGCCAGGCAGTCGCGCAGTCCCTTGTTGGCTCAGGCAAAACCGTTCACTTGAGCCCTGATGTCGCATTTGCCCTCACCCCGCGGGAACCGGAACAGCCTGAGGCAGCCGAATTAACGACCAGGCTCGGCGACAAGCTTATAGGTGTGAATATTAATGCACTTATGTTTCACGGTGGATACAATCGTGACAATCAATTTGGCCTAAAGATTGATTACAAGGAGTTCAGCCACCGCGTTGTCTCAGAGTTGCTGAAGTTGCACGAGGGATCGATTCTGCTCGTGCCCCATACGTTCGCTCCGGAAGGGGACATTGAGAGCGATAATCATGTATGTGAGATGATCTGGTCGAGCCTCACCAAAGAGGAGCAGAAAAGGACCTTTGTATTGAGGGGGGCCCTTGATTGCCATGAGTTGAAGGCCATGATTGGCAAGTGTGAGTTCTTTGTAGGTGCCCGCATGCATTCGTGCATCGGAGCGCTTTCACAAGGTGTGCCCTGCGTGGGAATTGCCTACAGCATGAAATTCAAAGGTGTCTTTGAGTCCGTCGGCATGGGCGATTTCGTGGTGGATGCCCGTGAAGTTACAACTGAAGTCGCTCTGGAGCGGGTGCGTGCATGTTATATCGCCCGCGCGAATGCCGCCCCGATGCTGAAACAAGCGTCAATGGATGCCCGCGAGCGGCTTGATCTGGCATTCCAAGGCCTGCGCCGCTTTTACAAGCGGGCCTGA
- a CDS encoding tetratricopeptide repeat protein, whose translation MRYPKFAFPILLAIVLAFTTSCSKEARSERSLKRAQDYAAQKEFNRAEIEYLNALKNNPTSAEAVAGLGLLYYKQGAITRSVPFLRRARQVDPENVEIRLRHGQLLSAMGDRTGAGQEARFVLGKDPATTEGVALLVESAASAAEAVEVESFLRALPGQGSSPATLLGLGLLKLREGRTAEGEALLNQALAADPKLDIAYATLGGLAASRGDRARAEELIRKASETAAPYSLRAILGAQLLVQKGDFEGALAELGAVSKRMPGYLPPRQMTAEVKIAQRKHDEGIAIINEVLGRDPLNPEATLLRARVYQAQGKLDKATTDLERLTSSFPSHAQGLFQLATVQLSTGDVGKALGNLSKAMSADPNFLEPAVLTAEINLRQNDAASALLLLTDVIKRNPRLVRARLLLADAYRIQGRADDARATYLALERDFPKEAQLPLVRGAAELQARNPAAAREAFNRAAELSSNSPAVLDQLTALDLLEGKAADAAKRLQTLIASGRNEGELHLLLGRAQAAGGQRAEAEASLRKAIGLQPENRLGYFLLAQLYLDSRETDKALENLRIVVEKNPKDTSALLLVGILLEQKNDFEGAKSAYEKALGANPKFGPALNNLAYLYAERFNRLDEAHELASRARENTPNDAFAADTLGWILYRQGKYSWALSLIKEAAEKLPGSGEVQYHLGMTHYRLGDEAAARAAFEAALRLEPAFNGREVAESRLRLLTSETSTEAELKSLLEQTPDDPIALSRLASLHLREGRTSEAISTYQKVLKTSPESLIARRGLARAQLAAKDYAAAVETAREVRKTVKDDGEMAAVLGRAAWATGDRRYAYSMFQEAARRLPGDPAIKRELAQAAYSQGRIQEALQADAAVTSTEPAARVAALFEKGRRAATPEEARKALEEVLSTYPEFTPAMRELAVRLTPSGNDDAKAYEWASKARETDSADKELAAALGTLSLRRGDFARASTLLGEAASASKDPHLHFLLGKAQSLAKGANPKPALQRALDLGLAGAEREEAEALLKK comes from the coding sequence ATGCGCTATCCGAAATTCGCATTCCCAATCCTGCTTGCCATCGTCCTCGCGTTCACCACGAGTTGCTCCAAAGAGGCCCGTTCCGAACGCAGTCTGAAGCGTGCGCAGGATTACGCGGCCCAAAAAGAATTTAATCGGGCGGAGATCGAATACCTCAACGCGCTCAAGAATAATCCAACCAGCGCCGAGGCCGTCGCCGGTCTGGGGCTGCTGTACTACAAACAGGGGGCAATCACGCGGTCTGTACCCTTCCTTAGACGCGCCAGGCAGGTCGATCCAGAGAATGTGGAGATCCGGTTGCGTCACGGCCAGCTTCTGTCAGCTATGGGCGATCGCACAGGAGCCGGCCAAGAAGCCCGCTTCGTCCTTGGCAAAGACCCCGCGACCACCGAAGGTGTTGCGCTTTTGGTTGAGAGCGCGGCGTCTGCAGCCGAGGCGGTCGAGGTGGAGTCCTTTCTGCGTGCGCTGCCGGGTCAGGGCTCGTCGCCAGCCACGCTGTTGGGATTGGGTCTGCTCAAGCTTCGCGAAGGCAGGACCGCCGAAGGTGAAGCCCTTCTCAACCAAGCCTTGGCCGCGGATCCCAAACTCGACATCGCCTACGCCACGCTGGGGGGCCTCGCGGCCTCACGGGGTGACCGGGCGCGCGCCGAGGAGCTGATTCGAAAGGCCTCGGAAACTGCGGCGCCGTACTCGCTCCGAGCCATCCTCGGCGCCCAGCTTCTCGTCCAGAAGGGCGATTTCGAGGGTGCGCTTGCCGAACTGGGGGCTGTCAGCAAACGGATGCCCGGCTACCTCCCACCCCGCCAGATGACGGCGGAGGTCAAGATAGCCCAGCGCAAACACGACGAGGGCATCGCCATCATCAATGAAGTGCTGGGCCGGGACCCGCTCAATCCCGAGGCTACTCTGCTCAGAGCCCGGGTGTACCAGGCCCAGGGAAAACTCGACAAGGCAACGACAGACCTCGAACGCCTTACCTCCAGCTTTCCCAGCCACGCCCAAGGCCTTTTCCAGTTGGCGACCGTACAACTTTCGACCGGCGACGTGGGCAAGGCCCTCGGCAACCTGAGCAAGGCGATGAGCGCGGACCCAAACTTTTTGGAGCCGGCGGTCCTGACGGCCGAGATCAACCTGCGGCAGAACGACGCCGCCTCCGCTCTCCTCCTGCTCACTGATGTGATCAAACGCAATCCGCGGCTGGTGCGAGCCAGGCTCCTCCTTGCCGACGCTTACCGGATACAGGGACGTGCTGACGATGCCCGCGCCACCTACCTCGCTCTTGAACGCGATTTCCCAAAAGAGGCGCAGTTGCCCTTGGTCCGCGGCGCCGCAGAACTCCAGGCTCGTAATCCAGCCGCCGCACGTGAGGCCTTCAACCGCGCCGCCGAACTCTCCTCCAACAGCCCCGCCGTGCTTGATCAGTTGACCGCCCTCGACCTCTTGGAAGGCAAGGCGGCCGACGCAGCCAAGCGTCTCCAAACCTTGATCGCCAGCGGACGGAATGAAGGGGAGCTTCACCTCCTCCTGGGCCGCGCCCAAGCCGCCGGCGGACAGCGCGCCGAGGCCGAGGCCTCTCTGCGCAAAGCCATTGGACTGCAACCTGAGAATCGCCTGGGTTATTTTCTTCTCGCGCAACTTTACCTCGACAGCCGTGAAACCGACAAGGCCCTCGAAAACCTGAGGATCGTCGTCGAAAAGAACCCGAAGGACACCAGCGCCCTGCTGCTCGTCGGCATTCTCCTCGAGCAGAAGAACGACTTCGAGGGCGCAAAATCCGCTTACGAGAAGGCCCTCGGGGCCAACCCGAAGTTCGGTCCGGCCCTCAACAACCTGGCTTACCTGTATGCCGAGCGATTCAACCGGCTTGACGAAGCCCACGAGCTCGCCAGCCGTGCGCGCGAAAACACCCCCAACGACGCGTTCGCGGCGGACACCCTCGGCTGGATTTTGTATCGACAAGGCAAATACAGCTGGGCGCTCAGCCTCATCAAGGAGGCGGCGGAGAAGCTTCCGGGCTCTGGGGAGGTGCAGTACCATCTGGGCATGACCCATTACCGGCTCGGCGACGAGGCGGCCGCCCGCGCCGCGTTCGAGGCCGCGCTGCGTCTCGAACCGGCCTTCAACGGCCGCGAAGTGGCCGAAAGCCGCCTTCGCCTGCTTACCTCGGAGACCTCCACCGAGGCGGAATTGAAGAGCCTGCTTGAGCAGACACCAGACGATCCAATCGCGCTGAGTCGCCTCGCATCGCTTCACTTGCGGGAGGGTCGGACGTCGGAGGCGATCTCCACCTATCAGAAGGTGCTGAAGACCAGCCCGGAGAGCCTCATCGCACGGCGCGGGCTCGCACGCGCCCAGCTTGCGGCAAAGGACTATGCCGCCGCTGTCGAGACGGCACGCGAGGTGCGCAAGACCGTCAAGGATGACGGCGAAATGGCGGCTGTCCTCGGCCGCGCGGCCTGGGCGACTGGCGATCGGCGCTATGCGTATTCCATGTTCCAGGAAGCCGCACGACGGCTGCCCGGGGACCCCGCCATCAAGCGCGAACTTGCCCAGGCCGCCTACTCCCAGGGAAGGATTCAGGAAGCGCTCCAAGCGGATGCAGCTGTCACCTCGACCGAGCCTGCGGCGCGGGTCGCCGCCCTTTTCGAAAAGGGCAGACGCGCGGCCACACCCGAGGAGGCGCGCAAGGCCCTTGAGGAAGTTCTCTCCACCTACCCGGAATTCACCCCCGCCATGCGCGAGCTCGCCGTTCGCCTCACTCCCTCGGGGAACGATGATGCCAAGGCCTATGAGTGGGCATCGAAGGCGCGGGAGACTGACTCGGCCGACAAGGAGCTCGCCGCCGCTCTTGGCACGCTTTCCCTGCGTCGCGGTGACTTCGCACGCGCTTCCACGCTGCTCGGAGAGGCCGCGTCGGCGTCGAAGGATCCCCACCTGCATTTCCTGCTCGGCAAGGCGCAGTCGCTCGCAAAGGGGGCCAACCCCAAGCCAGCTCTTCAACGCGCCCTTGATCTCGGCCTGGCCGGTGCTGAGCGTGAAGAGGCTGAGGCACTCCTGAAGAAGTAA
- a CDS encoding Coenzyme F420 hydrogenase/dehydrogenase, beta subunit C-terminal domain, translated as MRKFRKLSDVVDWGMCLGCGACAYACPEKAVQLRNIEEIGIRPHIDNAKCTGCEECLAVCPAVGLDGSAGASRPGIIKEVFPMFGPILEIWEGHAGDPEIRYKGSSGGALTALSLHALEDQGFHGVLQVGQDPKDPILNTTRLSKTRSDLLACVGSRYSPASVCDSLHLVEEAPGPCVIVGQPSEIGALSKVLPRYKQLNNRVGLTLSFFCAGSPATSGTTKMLARFNVERSGLQYTRYRGHGWPGYFSTQAKGSEKVIEHMAYGDAWAFIQRDRPISTHLFPDSSGEFADISCGDPWYRPVQPGEHGSSLIVVRTERGRAFLKEAINRGHLVAKPATVDQLIKSQGLLARKRGEVWGRILAFKLFGVPTPVYQGYCLFKNFLALGFAEKSRSLVGTVKRIVARKYYKRRPISR; from the coding sequence ATGAGAAAATTCAGAAAATTGTCCGACGTCGTAGACTGGGGAATGTGCCTGGGTTGCGGAGCATGCGCCTATGCCTGCCCGGAGAAAGCGGTTCAATTGCGCAATATTGAGGAGATAGGAATCCGTCCGCATATAGATAATGCGAAATGCACAGGCTGCGAGGAATGCCTCGCTGTTTGCCCGGCCGTCGGGCTCGACGGCTCCGCCGGCGCCTCCAGGCCGGGAATCATCAAGGAGGTATTCCCGATGTTCGGCCCAATTTTGGAAATCTGGGAAGGCCATGCCGGCGATCCAGAAATCCGTTACAAGGGATCGTCCGGGGGTGCGCTCACTGCCCTTTCACTTCATGCACTTGAAGATCAGGGTTTTCACGGGGTTCTTCAGGTCGGACAAGACCCAAAGGATCCGATTCTAAACACAACCCGGCTGAGCAAGACCCGCTCCGATCTCCTCGCCTGTGTGGGTTCCCGGTACTCACCGGCCTCGGTTTGCGACAGTCTCCATTTGGTCGAGGAGGCACCCGGCCCCTGTGTTATTGTCGGGCAGCCGTCAGAAATCGGCGCGCTCTCCAAGGTCCTGCCTCGATATAAGCAGTTGAATAACCGGGTGGGCCTCACACTGTCGTTCTTTTGTGCGGGGTCCCCGGCGACATCGGGCACCACAAAGATGCTGGCCAGATTCAATGTCGAACGGAGCGGCCTACAATATACCCGGTATCGGGGCCACGGATGGCCCGGCTATTTTTCGACGCAGGCCAAGGGCAGCGAGAAAGTGATTGAACACATGGCGTATGGCGATGCCTGGGCCTTTATTCAAAGAGACCGGCCGATTTCCACCCATTTGTTTCCGGACAGCTCAGGCGAGTTCGCAGACATTTCCTGCGGGGATCCTTGGTACCGCCCCGTGCAGCCAGGGGAGCATGGGTCATCGTTAATAGTCGTACGAACTGAAAGAGGACGTGCCTTCCTCAAGGAGGCGATCAACCGCGGTCACCTGGTTGCGAAGCCCGCAACCGTGGACCAACTAATCAAGTCACAGGGGTTGCTTGCGAGAAAGCGCGGCGAGGTGTGGGGCAGAATACTCGCATTCAAATTATTCGGGGTGCCCACGCCTGTCTATCAGGGATACTGCCTGTTCAAGAATTTCCTGGCTCTAGGCTTTGCTGAGAAATCCCGCTCGCTCGTGGGCACAGTCAAGCGTATCGTAGCTCGCAAATACTACAAGAGGCGGCCCATCTCGCGCTAG
- the prsK gene encoding PEP-CTERM system histidine kinase PrsK, translating into MTTSTLTASLSIVAGVILAAWVLVQSREQRVRWAFALGMLVFAAEGYFSLQCLRSGSSIDFIGWESWRMLALACSIGPWLYFSLVYVRGDAGQVLKSWRLLLAPAAVLPPVITVVFWNGMVVSIRAHEYGFLPTLGLGLPALFVNGCTLAASVLVLMNLERTYRASIGTMRWRIKFMIAGLGVVFVVRLLTASHALLFQVFDPRIDNLNSAALVLGSLLIGRALLRAGHFEIELYPSQSLLRNSLTIILVGGYLAIAGLLAKVVGGPIQGLNVPRAGAVLLLAGILLVIALMSDRLRLVVARFVSRHLQRPLYDYRAVWRQFTEATSSPGSQEELGRRITRLAADVFQVQSVSLWVFDSQDKSFTQVASTAQPGSQAVGKRPTAEEAACLHLFLAEQPEPIGFETNDKPWADILRRCHPAEFAKGGNRVVAPLLYQGEAMGALILGDRIGGVEFSAQDYDMLKCVADHVCASLLNVQLSRQLLQTRELAAFQTMAAFFVHDIKNAASTLNLMLPNLRTHWDTPGFREDALRGVSRTVEHMNSLVQRLSRLRGELTLAPRMEQLDQLVRDYLATLTPKEGVTLEQILTPVPSALIDAEQLRKVVTNLVLNAFDALTGPGRVTVATGYREGWITLSVSDTGKGMPPEFVQKSLFRPFQTTKKGGLGIGMFHTRMIVEAHGGRIGVVTQPGEGTTFDIHLPVKEDPKKA; encoded by the coding sequence ATGACGACGAGTACACTCACTGCCAGCCTCTCAATCGTGGCTGGCGTGATTCTCGCAGCCTGGGTACTCGTGCAGAGCCGTGAACAGCGGGTGCGCTGGGCTTTTGCCTTGGGCATGCTGGTCTTCGCCGCCGAGGGGTACTTTTCTCTTCAGTGCCTGCGCTCCGGTTCCTCGATCGATTTCATCGGCTGGGAATCTTGGCGCATGCTCGCGCTCGCGTGCTCCATTGGTCCGTGGCTTTATTTCAGCCTGGTTTACGTGCGGGGCGATGCCGGCCAAGTCCTGAAGTCCTGGCGTCTCCTGCTCGCCCCGGCGGCGGTCCTGCCGCCGGTGATCACCGTGGTTTTCTGGAATGGGATGGTGGTCTCGATCCGTGCGCATGAGTATGGCTTTCTGCCGACTCTTGGCCTCGGCTTGCCTGCACTTTTCGTGAATGGATGCACGCTTGCTGCGAGCGTGCTCGTGCTCATGAACCTGGAACGCACCTACCGCGCCTCCATCGGCACGATGCGCTGGCGCATCAAGTTCATGATAGCCGGCCTGGGCGTAGTCTTCGTCGTCAGGCTCCTCACTGCCAGCCATGCACTCCTGTTTCAGGTTTTCGATCCCCGCATCGACAATCTAAATTCTGCGGCGCTCGTCCTTGGTTCCCTGCTGATTGGCCGGGCGCTTCTGCGGGCAGGACACTTCGAGATCGAACTTTACCCCTCCCAGTCGCTCCTCCGCAATTCGCTGACAATCATTCTTGTCGGCGGCTACCTGGCGATAGCCGGCCTGCTCGCGAAGGTCGTGGGGGGACCAATCCAGGGATTGAACGTGCCGCGGGCGGGAGCGGTGCTGCTGCTCGCGGGCATTCTTCTGGTCATCGCCCTGATGTCCGACAGGCTCCGATTGGTGGTGGCGCGATTCGTGTCCCGGCACCTGCAGCGACCGCTTTACGACTATCGCGCCGTCTGGCGTCAATTCACTGAGGCAACGAGTTCGCCGGGGAGCCAGGAAGAGCTCGGGCGCCGCATCACCCGGCTGGCCGCGGACGTGTTTCAAGTCCAGTCCGTTTCCCTCTGGGTCTTCGACAGCCAGGACAAATCCTTCACCCAAGTCGCGTCGACCGCGCAGCCAGGCTCCCAAGCTGTGGGAAAGCGTCCGACAGCCGAAGAAGCTGCCTGCCTCCACCTCTTTCTCGCGGAGCAACCCGAGCCCATCGGCTTTGAAACGAATGACAAACCCTGGGCGGACATCCTGAGGCGGTGCCATCCCGCGGAGTTCGCCAAGGGCGGCAATCGCGTCGTAGCGCCCCTGCTGTACCAGGGTGAGGCGATGGGTGCGCTGATTCTCGGGGACAGGATCGGGGGCGTCGAGTTCAGCGCCCAGGATTATGACATGCTGAAATGCGTCGCAGACCATGTGTGCGCCTCGCTCCTCAACGTGCAGCTCTCGCGGCAACTCCTGCAGACGCGCGAGCTCGCGGCATTCCAAACCATGGCCGCTTTCTTTGTCCACGACATCAAGAATGCGGCCTCGACCCTGAACCTCATGCTGCCCAACCTGCGCACCCACTGGGACACACCGGGGTTTCGGGAGGACGCCTTGCGCGGGGTGAGCCGCACGGTCGAACACATGAACAGCCTGGTGCAGCGCCTGAGCCGTCTTCGCGGCGAATTGACCCTGGCACCGAGGATGGAACAGCTTGACCAACTGGTGCGGGATTACCTCGCGACCCTCACGCCGAAAGAGGGAGTCACCTTGGAACAAATCCTCACTCCCGTACCCTCCGCCCTCATCGACGCGGAGCAACTAAGAAAAGTGGTGACAAACCTCGTGCTCAATGCCTTCGACGCCCTCACGGGGCCAGGCCGAGTCACCGTTGCGACCGGATACCGGGAAGGTTGGATAACGCTTTCAGTAAGTGACACCGGCAAGGGCATGCCACCGGAGTTTGTCCAGAAGTCGCTGTTCCGCCCCTTCCAGACGACCAAGAAGGGCGGCCTGGGTATCGGGATGTTTCATACGCGCATGATTGTGGAGGCCCACGGCGGCCGGATTGGCGTTGTCACCCAGCCCGGCGAGGGTACAACATTTGACATCCACCTGCCAGTGAAGGAGGACCCCAAGAAAGCCTGA
- a CDS encoding glycosyltransferase, with product MSSPLVSVVIPAFNRASSITSTIESILAQTFTDFELIVVDDGSTDETAAKVQAFGDAVVLIRQQNKGITGARNTGLRHARGKWIALQDSDDLWLPGKLEQHIRDLEAHPHLKVFFVECWLQRSHLGSGEVLSFTHSGFINELKGSFTTIERPLWHQIRYGVAWVQGTLIERALLEKVGFYDEQLRLFTDYDLFCRLALEAPWGINTTPLVRIQRLPDDKSYVSSQRSKTPERGYQTMAYIMNKLRSRPDLDERERAIVHKRLRDSLSGLGNVLLAKGKVKEARAKFKEALKIEFSAGLFVKILATFLKRDAAHS from the coding sequence GTGAGCAGCCCCCTCGTTTCAGTCGTCATTCCGGCATTCAATCGAGCAAGTTCGATCACGTCGACAATCGAAAGCATTCTTGCTCAGACCTTCACTGACTTTGAGCTGATTGTGGTGGATGACGGCTCCACCGACGAGACTGCCGCAAAAGTCCAGGCCTTCGGCGATGCCGTTGTCCTGATTAGGCAGCAGAACAAGGGTATCACCGGGGCGCGAAACACGGGCCTACGTCACGCAAGGGGCAAATGGATCGCGCTCCAGGATTCGGACGACCTTTGGTTGCCCGGAAAGCTTGAGCAGCACATCCGGGACCTGGAGGCCCACCCGCACCTAAAGGTGTTTTTCGTCGAATGTTGGCTGCAGCGAAGTCACCTCGGCTCAGGCGAGGTGCTTTCATTCACCCATTCCGGCTTCATCAACGAGCTCAAAGGTTCATTCACCACCATTGAACGGCCCCTTTGGCATCAGATACGCTATGGAGTCGCCTGGGTTCAAGGCACCTTGATTGAGCGAGCACTCCTCGAGAAGGTCGGATTCTACGACGAGCAACTGCGCCTGTTCACTGACTACGACCTCTTCTGCAGGCTGGCTCTCGAAGCGCCCTGGGGAATCAATACGACACCGCTGGTCAGGATTCAGCGTCTTCCGGACGACAAGAGCTATGTCTCAAGCCAACGTTCCAAGACTCCGGAACGCGGTTATCAAACCATGGCTTATATAATGAACAAACTACGCTCGCGCCCGGATTTGGATGAAAGGGAACGAGCCATTGTTCACAAACGGCTGCGAGACAGCCTCAGCGGCCTCGGCAATGTTCTTCTTGCCAAGGGAAAGGTGAAGGAGGCCCGCGCCAAGTTTAAAGAGGCGCTGAAAATTGAATTCTCCGCGGGGTTGTTCGTGAAGATTCTCGCTACTTTTTTAAAAAGAGACGCTGCGCATTCGTAG
- a CDS encoding archaeosortase/exosortase family protein, producing the protein MSHPFRLFLFCAAALTVLHGPTLWIWSQFAWGHDLFSYTLLAPVVTAYLLHLERDRLPKVVSPDWLVAGVLGALAVVSVLLADGLLRPAFPTPAGTQEWLFWRMLAWAASLVGVYAATFGRSGLRACAFPILFLFASVPLSPALEAGLERVLQFASAEAAAAMFFVTGMTLHRSGLIFHLPGITLEVAPECSGIHSTLVLFITSLVGGYLFLKSPWRRFALSAAVLPLGILRNGVRVWTLGTLCVYDDPSWIRSPLHHQGGPLFFGLSLIPFGLLLFFLYRGERKTVSRDSEGKEDMQGKRDKVT; encoded by the coding sequence ATGTCCCACCCTTTCAGACTGTTCCTGTTCTGCGCCGCTGCGTTGACCGTTCTGCACGGACCGACTTTGTGGATCTGGTCTCAATTCGCGTGGGGCCACGACCTTTTCTCGTACACGCTGCTCGCACCGGTGGTTACTGCCTATCTGCTTCACCTCGAAAGGGATCGCCTCCCAAAGGTCGTCTCGCCCGATTGGCTCGTGGCGGGAGTCCTCGGCGCCCTCGCCGTCGTCAGCGTGCTTCTGGCGGATGGGCTGCTGCGCCCTGCTTTCCCAACCCCTGCCGGCACCCAGGAATGGCTTTTCTGGCGGATGCTCGCCTGGGCCGCGTCATTGGTGGGTGTTTACGCGGCAACGTTTGGCCGCTCCGGGCTTCGAGCCTGTGCATTTCCGATACTTTTCCTGTTTGCCTCCGTCCCACTGAGCCCGGCACTTGAGGCGGGCCTCGAGAGGGTCCTCCAGTTCGCTTCAGCGGAAGCCGCTGCCGCCATGTTTTTTGTCACGGGAATGACGCTCCACCGCTCCGGCCTGATCTTCCATCTGCCCGGGATCACCCTCGAAGTCGCACCGGAATGTTCAGGCATACACAGTACGTTGGTTCTTTTCATCACGAGTCTTGTCGGCGGGTACCTCTTCTTGAAGAGTCCATGGCGCCGGTTCGCCCTCTCCGCAGCAGTGCTCCCGCTGGGGATTCTTCGAAACGGGGTTCGGGTGTGGACGCTGGGCACGCTTTGCGTCTATGATGACCCCTCGTGGATTCGCTCACCGCTTCATCACCAGGGCGGCCCGCTGTTCTTCGGCCTGTCCTTGATCCCATTCGGACTCCTGCTATTCTTTCTGTATCGCGGTGAAAGGAAAACGGTGAGCAGGGATAGCGAGGGTAAGGAAGATATGCAAGGTAAGCGGGATAAGGTGACGTAA
- a CDS encoding GDP-mannose 4,6-dehydratase — protein sequence MKILITGACGFIGTSLSLRLKKHGLTVVGIDCLNAYYNPELKRRNAEVLRANGITLHATDLASDDFPTLDDVGVIVHLAAQPGISQTTPWEDYHRNNILATHRLLQAACAIKNLRFINIATSSVYGLDATGSEETAPKPASWYGVTKLAAEQEVLAAHRSGHLSACSLRLFSVFGERERPDKLFPRLVRALMEDSELPVFEGSLAHRRSFSYVGDICEGIASVMHKWPDAAGQIFNIGTDKSFTTGEAIETAESITGKRVKIRQLPARPGDQTVTQANIDKIRSVLGWEPRTSLRTGLESMIAWYATDIKGKFDWS from the coding sequence ATGAAGATACTCATCACTGGTGCCTGCGGGTTCATAGGAACCTCGCTCTCCCTTCGGCTCAAAAAGCACGGACTCACAGTCGTCGGCATCGACTGTCTGAACGCCTACTACAACCCGGAGCTGAAGCGCCGAAATGCGGAGGTCCTCAGGGCGAACGGCATCACCCTGCATGCCACAGACCTCGCTTCCGATGACTTTCCCACACTCGACGACGTTGGCGTGATCGTACATCTGGCAGCGCAACCGGGGATTTCCCAGACGACCCCCTGGGAGGATTATCACCGCAACAACATTCTCGCGACACACCGGCTCCTTCAGGCTGCATGCGCGATCAAGAATTTGCGCTTCATTAACATCGCAACCTCTTCCGTCTACGGTCTTGACGCCACGGGAAGCGAGGAAACGGCACCCAAACCGGCCTCCTGGTATGGCGTCACCAAGCTGGCCGCGGAACAGGAAGTGCTCGCAGCTCATCGGTCAGGCCATTTGTCCGCCTGTTCCTTAAGGTTGTTCTCCGTTTTTGGGGAACGTGAGCGTCCTGACAAACTGTTCCCGCGTCTTGTCAGGGCCCTCATGGAGGACAGCGAGTTACCCGTTTTCGAAGGCAGTCTTGCCCACCGCAGGAGCTTCTCCTACGTGGGCGATATCTGTGAAGGGATAGCTTCCGTGATGCACAAATGGCCCGATGCCGCCGGTCAAATCTTCAACATCGGCACCGACAAATCGTTCACCACAGGTGAAGCAATCGAAACCGCAGAATCGATTACGGGTAAGCGGGTCAAGATTCGCCAACTTCCTGCTCGGCCCGGAGACCAGACCGTGACACAGGCAAATATAGACAAGATACGTTCCGTGCTCGGCTGGGAGCCGCGGACATCTCTTCGCACCGGCCTCGAAAGTATGATTGCCTGGTACGCCACCGATATCAAAGGGAAGTTTGACTGGTCGTGA